Proteins encoded by one window of Macaca mulatta isolate MMU2019108-1 chromosome 10, T2T-MMU8v2.0, whole genome shotgun sequence:
- the PI3 gene encoding elafin precursor has translation MRASSFLIVVVFLIAGMLVVEAAVTGVPVKGQDTVKGRVPFNGQDPVKGQVSVKGQDRVKGQGPVKGPVSTKPGSCPNILIRCAMLNPPNRCLKDTDCPGIKKCCEGSCGMACMVPQ, from the exons ATGAGGGCCAGCAGCTTCTTGATCGTGGTGGTGTTCCTCATTGCTGGGATGCTGGTTGTAGAGGCAGCTGTCACGGGAG TTCCTGTTAAAGGTCAAGACACTGTCAAAGGCCGTGTTCCGTTCAATGGACAAGATCCCGTTAAAGGACAAGTTTCAGTTAAAGGTCAAGATAGAGTCAAAGGGCAAGGGCCAGTCAAAGGTCCCGTCTCCACTAAGCCTGGCTCCTGCCCCAATATCTTGATCCGGTGCGCCATGTTGAATCCCCCTAACCGCTGCTTGAAAGATACTGACTGCCCAGGAATCAAGAAGTGCTGTGAAGGCTCTTGCGGGATGGCCTGTATGGTTCCCCAGTGA